In the genome of Pungitius pungitius chromosome 5, fPunPun2.1, whole genome shotgun sequence, the window TGTCTCCATGATACCAGGGTTATGATGCTGGAACTACTCCAGCTCTTATCACTTTTTAGTGCTGGGGGACGAAAATGTTGCAGTAATGCATGATGCTCTGTTGGCAGGTAATTTCCTCTGTGATTCCCAATGACGACTTTGGAGGATTTGAACCTCTGAGGCTGCAGGTAAGAAGGACCACCGAGTTGATACGATGGTTTTAGTTGCGCATTTTGTTGACTATCACTGTTTGTTCACCACAGAAACCTGGTTTCTATGAGCCAAAGGTAGATGGAACTCAGTAAGTAATATCACATATTATGAGCCGGTACTgttcaaaatcacatttcagtaCTAATGTATATAGACTGATTTTCTCTCAACACTTGCAAGGGATTCTCGATACATGTGCGTGCGGATCCCTTACATGGCTCGGGGCCCGGGTCAACTGACCGTGCCTGGAGGGGCTGTGGTCTTTTTATTtggtgaggagaggagggacgGGATGGCAACTGTTATATATGATGGACAGGTGAGGAGAAAGATAATATGGATCTATAATGAGCCTAAAAGAGGGGGAATCGTTTAGACCGatgcaatgtttgtttttgttgagttCTGTATCTTCTGAGAAAGATACTTGTCTTCTAGTGCCCTAAAACACAGTTGTAGCCATTACATATATAAGtatgtatttaattattatGGACTACATGGGGGCAAAACAAGTTGAGAACGATCAGCAGCAATCAGATCCAGGAGACACGGAGCAACATGAAAATTCATTTGGAGCTGTGCTTGTCACTTACCTGATTAATATTAGCTCAATATTCACTCTTCCTTTAGCTCGGACTGGTTTCCACTCATGAGGGACACGCCTCCAGCTTCCTATCACTTATCAAGGCTTAAACACCAGCAattctctacctgtctgtctgctgtttATGAAAGCTGCACATTTGGTGATAATTCATATTGATGTGTGCAATTGTTGGAGTTTTTATTCAGATTGAACGATTTTCCTTCTTTCATTCCTTTCATGTGTTGCATTTTCATCAAGTTATGTCCATTCTGTTTATCTGCtgcctttctttgtttttaattttgtgaCGAAGTAAAGGCCAATAATGTTAGAAATGAGTAGAATTTATGACTACGTTCTGTTCCATCAGAGGTGATAGGTGCAGTGTCGTTATTTTTAGATGTTCAAAACAACCCCTCATAGAAAAGATTGACTAACCTGAATAGTTTTAATgtaatagatttttaaaaatatatcaagCACATGCATGCTAAACCTGATACGAGCGTACCCAAATGCAAATACAATAATTGGATTTGCACAAATGTTACATTTCACTGTCTTTTTCAAATTCAGATtctaactgttttttttacagagggGACTTCTCCCAATGTCTCTGCTTGATCCTGCTGATGTCAAGATTTCCAAAGGCAAAAGGGAGAATGTAATGTATTTCTAAATTTATGTAATACTATGGCAATGTATAATACACTATGATCAGGAAGCAGACTGGCCTTCAGTCTACATTTCGCAAACTCCTGACAATCGCTTCACCAGTAAAATGATGtggcagtaaaaaaataaataataactagaatcttaaaattaagattggatgagtcctcgctactcctcgctacaactttttgaatatgataaaggccccaaaaaggcccacggtttgtgagaataataattccttgaaatacaataggttcctctacgactagtcgtagcgaggaccctaaaaattcatgtttttcccaataaaagaagaaataatgtTTCACTGGAATTTCTGATTTGTCTTCTTCCACAGAAAGTTCCCAGTGGGATCCCTCTCCCGCCTGGACTCAAGCCACCCACTCGACCACAGGCCCAGCCCAGCCCTGCAGCTCTTCCACGAGGTGATCATGCTTCCCCTGTCTATCCCCCTCCACTTTCTTTCTTATCCGTACTAGTATGTACCTAATTATATCAGGTCAGCGCAATAATAAGAATGACGTAAACTAACAAAACAATTCCTAATAAAATCATCAATGGTTGAGTTTAATAATTGAGTTTAATAATTGTGCTTTAAAAAGGATACATGCAATTTAGATATTGCACTTGGATACATGAATAAATTATCGATTTGATCAAATTATTAATGTTAAAATCTGTTTATGATCAACTAACTTGCCTTCCGCTACTGTCGACACCCACAAACTATTCTCCAGCGTTTCGCAGACAAACTCCTGTAGAAAAGTCATGAAGTACCTTTCTTTGATAGGAAGTATAATTATACAGGCTTTTATTACTAAGCAACCAATCACTATGGCAACATGAACATGTGGTGACTTGTAGCACTCGCAGACTTTGCTTACACGAAAAGGCCATCTGAAGCAATGTGATAGACcaagaaagaaagggaagaaagcTGGGATGAGGACCGAACGGCTGTTATTCCACCACTCTGCTTCCTCCTATCCATTTTCTGCGCAGTGGGTTAGGGTTATAACTTATAATAAGATGTAAACAAGACTTGGGTTAACCAACAAAAagatcagacacacaaacccagcTTCATCATAGTATCCCAGATTAACCGTTCAAGGTTAATTTGGACGAGCTGGACTGCGCACATCAATGACACTTAGCACTCAAATGTGGTCAATGGACAATGTTTTCTAGATGATTTTAATGCCAAGATAGCAGACATATTGTCTACCCATAGAAACCCCATGTTATTAACCATTGAACCATTAAACATTGCACTGGACAATACCTGAATGTTCCTGGAAGTTAAGAAAGCCTTAGACCACAATCTGTAGTGTGAAAGAGCTTTGTGTGGTCAGAAAAAAAGAGGTGCTATACACATACAGTTCATTTACATTGTGTGCATTCAAACTGTACCTTTACTGTGTTTTGCCTAACAGTGTGTTTCTTACCTCAGACACACCACCTCCATCCTACACAACTGCCACCCACGCACCACTGCCAGCCTCAGAGCCTCCTGGGTACACAGTTAACACAACCAACGAGGAGGTAATGGCCCCCTCTGATTCATCAGTGCCAGCTGAAATGTGGAATTGCATCAAAATGATTTCCTTTGCACATCCAATGATTATATAAACACCAGCACAGCAATTACAcactccttctctttctgtctgatCCAAATATGGAAGGTTTGTGTGGAGTTGTAAAGAAACAGCTTTGTAAGGTTAAATGTTTAGGTTAATGTTTAAAACATGCCTGTTCAGAGCCAGATGTTTGGCTTTTAGTGTTGCTGCTTGAGGGTTTCTGGAGAACCGCTCATATAAGCTGGACACTGTGCTTCCTGTGGTCCTCAATAACACACCTGGGATAAAAAGTTGGATCACACACGCAAGTTACGGCTCTTCAGGgtgacaacaaacaaaagcaaatgcACTGTGGTAGAGGAAAAAACCCTGGGGCACGCATAACCAATTACGAGGATGGCAGCTTGGACCTGGGGTATCAACTGAAATGGCACAAAAGGTCAAACAGCTTTAGATGTGCCAATTGGACATGCTTGCACTAAAATAAGCTGAAAGCAACGTGCGGCTAAATAGTAAGGAGCTTTGATAACAAACCCACCAGCATCTTTATATACCCACAGATACAAAAGTGTTTACTGAAGGTGTCAGGACTGTTGGGGGGTGACTTAAAGAGTACATGACACTTCAGTGTTCGGGCAGGTACTCAAACACTTGAGCTGGTTTAACAAAAGTAACCTTTTAACAAACACTAACAATTTGACAGCTGAGACCTCCTATTTTTAGCGTTATTACAATTACTATTAGGAAATCTAAGAAAAGTATTTCTAGTAATACGATGCCAATAGTAATATCATTAATATAGCATAATGACCTACATGTTTGAATTGATTGTacaagataaatattttgaataaaagttctaattaacattacattttattcctGTTTTTTACCCAGCATGTGGTTGCGGCTCAGGGACCGGAGACCAGctctgtggtgctgaaggtcCACTACACGTACACCATGGCTCTGTCGGTCCCTTCGGACACACCCTTCTGTGAAGTCAAGAAATGTATCGCACAGAAATTGGGTCAGCCAGCATATCAACTGCGCCTCAGGTAGCCACAGACTTGCCAACTGACTTCAGTCACCTTGAATTGCAAACTTTATTAACAACTTAATTTCTCAAAATATGCTTCTTTTTCGACCCTATGGGTCCGTCATCTATTACGGCAAATTTAACTTGACATTGGACACTGAGTCCATGAAGTGACAAACGTCAAAATGTAATTCATACATGTGCTAAAACCCATCACGAAACCATTTTGTGACAGCCAAGGATAGATTACACATAACAAGCATTGCTTCAAGGCAGTCTTCCAcaagttatttttttctgtcctccaaTGTTTGAACATTTTATGTTCTTAATTTCCTATCTATTCCCCTGCTGCCACTTCTTCTCACCcaatctcctccccccttcctctcatCAGACATAAGCAGCATGGCTCTCGAGTGCTGACACCTCTACGTGAGGAGGCAGAGCCAGGCCGCACTATGCAAGAGGTGGCTGAGGCTGGCAGAGCCACCCTGTGGTGCCAGGTGAGTGTTTAACCTACACATCAGTTTGAGGGGCCGTttagccgtgtgtgtgtttaaacggcccctcatacatcAGGGATGAAATGGGAGATCCGTTTTTCTTGCTGTTCCCCACAGTCGATAAgacaagttgttttttcaaCAGCACATAACTTCACTTATACCTTCTATTTTATTGTGTGCATAGTTACCGTATTTTTGCGACTATAAggcagcagccgcggtaatttcagctccaatagcgtatattaaagctagtagttggatctcgggatcgagctgacggtggTGCTGCTGCCTCTCGGCGCAagagcatttgccaagaatgttttcattaatcaaaaacaaaagttagaggttcagagatattgttaatatccacattaacgtttgaacaacgttacgatgggagtgaagagtttttcaGAAActcttaataaagtttgatttagcacagcccaatctagtggatgcataaagCAACCCcagttttactgcagtatcttctattctatgcgccttatcaTCCGGTgtgccctatataggaaaatagttctaaaataggcgattcattgaaaatgcgccttataatccagtgcgccttatagtcatGAAAATACGGTATTGGTGCCAGGAAGTGTACCTTGGTTTAAAGTGAGGTATACTTGAATCTTTCTTTCGGGTTTAACTCAATTGAAGTAATTTTAGCTTTAAAAATACTGTATAAAGTGTATAATAGTCTGAacactatatttatatatagttaggaaaaaaatgttccagGAAGAATCCAACTTACTTCCTTGATGATTCTGCTCCTTTTATTATGTATTACTTCAGACTGAAGACCCACTGGACAACCGTACCATCCTCTACCAAATGGTGGCACTGTATGACTACATAGCTCAGGGTCCAGAGGACCTTGAGTTCAGCGAAGGAGATACCATTGACATCCTGGGAGACGGTAAGGCCCCAGTGGTGGAACAATTTTTAGGTCAGGCCAATCAATATCAGCAAACATCCTAGTGTGAtttaatgtaaaacaattattaACATTTGTTCTAACACTCAGACATTTTctttgtattatatattttttggtggCTCAAGAAGAGTTGCTCGCCAGCCACAACTATAAGGCCCATACTGAACTTATGTTTTGAAGAGTTTTCATACTGCTTCATTCTGTCAAGCCTCACTGGCTCTTTGTATTTTCCTCTCAAACTCTCCTTTAGTTAATGAGGAATGGCTGGAGGGACACAGTGCAGGACATATTGGCATTTTCCCCAGCTGCTTTGCCTACAAGGAGAACACCAGCATAACCCAGGGATTCATGCAGTAAAAGCAGAAATGTTACTTTGCTCACTGACTTACAATAACTATACATGCACTGGATTTAGTAGCTAGTTCGCATGATATCACTCGGTATTGTACTTGGTCTACTGTTTCTGTTTTCTATATCCTTTGGTATCACTGTAATATTCCTGTTGTATGCCCCAAAATTAAATGATGTAATCTTTCTAATATCTTCAAGAgctgacaaaaataaaaggttgGTAGAAGAACATCCCATGTGCCTTTGACATTATTAATGTgactaaacaaaaataaagacacaatgTTTCAAAAACGTAGTCTTGTAAAAATCAACAAATCTCTTCCTTTAAATCCTCGTTCCTGCTCTGTAGCATGACATCAAcctcttccctttcttctccagACTCATGTCCTTTTCTGCTCTTCAAACACGCCAGCTCCCCTCCGGGCAATCAGCGTCATCCTTTCCAGCTGGGTAGTAGCCTTCGCCCTTCTGTCTTGCTAACTATGGGATTTGTAGTTTACCTCCCCTGCTGCCCTTTTGTAGTTtgtgtattcttttatttaagcaTATATTTGTTAGAATGCATTGATgctgtaagagccattatgctctcaaatggctgttgtagttccactggagaacactgggtggagtatgggatttaaggtatatagataatcagagagcaggggaggccaGGTGttatggggaagcaaacagtttttgaccgtgaggatcaagaaTCATGGTGGACCATAACTATGGATTGTaatgtgtttgagcatcagaaccgagccaaaataaagaagataaatgcagtattggactggaagtggatttgtttggaaccacgcgtcagatagccctacaaacaCCTCTAACTAGTGACAAGGTGGTAAATTGTCGCTACAGATGCGTTCCAAGTATTGTTCAACTATTtgaaccgttcaaatattaaaatgttcagctcattcaggagaggggtgctatgacttttcagctttctagctcttataatttaattaatatgaattaacatggtttccaatggattcaATTTTCCATTtaagctggggctctttctgtgagtcacagctgatccttataagctgattagtgcagcctgacatgacctccttctctccaccttctctcatcatttcaaaacaacccccatggaggaaattcttactctaatgtttgatgaggcctatttattcatatattgtctctcaacccctccacccactcacccaataccatcatttcaaaataaaagctgcaatgattatctgtaatttaaccatgagCCATGATACAAATGTtccgttgaatacttattgcactttcaaatagtactacaaccaccactaatatttctagtacttttAGTATGTCAAcaggtattattactaaatgacttttactactactaatattactagtactactggtatttcaacccccatggagggaattcttactgtaatgtttgatgaggcctattaatatattctgtctcacaacccctccacccaataccatcatttcaaaataaaagctgcaatgattatctgtaatttaaccatgaaacCTATGATACAGcagtttcgttgaatacttattgcgctttcaaatagtactacaaccaccactaatatttctagtacttttAGTATGTCAAcaggtattattactaaatgacttttactactactaatattactagtactactggtatttcaacccccatggagggaattcttactgtaatgtttgatgaggcctattaatatattctgtctcacaacccctccacccaataccatcatttcaaaataaaagctgcaatgattatctgtaatttaaccatgaaacCTATGATACAGcagtttcgttgaatacttattgcgctttcaaatagtactacaaccactactaatatttctagtacttctagtagtacttctagtatttcaactggtattattactaaattacttttactactactaatattactagtactactggTATTTCAACCcgatggagggaattcttactgtaatgttggatgaggcccatcaattaataactttttagttttcttatcttagggcgactgtgggtgagtggggtgcgcggccgtcctccaatcagagggttggtgttctgatcccaggcccggctaacctgcatgtcaatgtgtccttgggcaagacacttaatcccagcattgttcctctagctgtgactacagtgtgtgaatattagttactggttgggcaggtgccactgtgtatggtaggttctgTCAttggtgtatgaatgggtgaatgaagttatgtagtgttaaggcgctttgagtggtctgaagactagaagagcgctgtacaaatctattttaccaagtccatttggtttgataACATTCTATTCTTTctgcaatgtttagaataatttcagcttttttcatttctgtactttaagcatccttttgaaattaatttcagctttctgcattcaaaCGCATTTTCagtaggaaatgcattttctagtattATTAGGAATTATAGTATTTCCTATTAAAAAGTTgtgacaatatatatttttaaaacatggttttcctaattaaaaagataaatatacatattaatGTGGACTTAATTCATGTCAGTATTAATATTCTTCATATTACATATCACAGGAGGAACAGCACTTACCTCTCTCAATTTATCCTTCAACTTATCCGTCAATCCTATGTCAAAGATCGTCCGACTGCTCGCTAACCCTTTTTATATCTTTGCTTTGGGTGTAGCAACCAGTGTGTTTCGGCTTTTCATCGAGAAATGTTCAATACTGACAATGATTGGaaaactaacaaaaacacaaagacacacgcgcacacatgcaaGGTGCAAAGCGTTGAGATGAAAAACACTCAATTCGGGCGCATATGATCTCCATAGAGCGACAGCTGTTAACGATGGTGTTTTTTCTACCCGATGAAGTTCCCAAAGTCAAACTATAATTTATTGAGTGATATCACTTTTGCCAGGGGATTACATGTAACGTAAGCCTATGTATTCAACATTTCGATACATGCATTACATTCTGACAATTAAAACAACATTAGTAGTAGAAATGTTGAAACACATTGAACAAACGCTAGAATTTGGAACATATTTTTATGAAATTAAATTCTGCTTCTAACTCATTTAAACTATGTTGTATAGTTTTGTAcaggtgaaaaacatttttatacacTGAAGCTGTTTCGGATCAAATTTGATCTGAATATCAATTTTTTTGATCTCCCAGTGTCGGTCGAAACATGAAATTAGTGGTTTTAGGGAATCTTCAAACTGTTTAACTGTCCCGGCAATGCTTGTGTGTAATTGTCCTGCTTGTCTTTCAAGAGGCATGGAGAGATCTCGAAAAAATTATGTACCAGCTTGTTCTCGTCCAGACAACACATCGGTGGTTTCATACATCAATCATCAGGGGGTCTGCGCTAACGGCAGCTATATAAGCTAGCCTGCCAGATCCTCTTGTGGTCCCTCGGGAAGCTCCGCTCTGCTGAGAGCGGTATATATCTCAGGGTACCTAAACCaggggggcagacgccctgtcgagacaggggccgaggcccggggactggagactccaccccgaggtggtggagctcctttagaGACACTTTAGTCGTGctgaggtagacctgtttgcttcCAGCGAGACGacacactgtcctctgtggttctccctgacGCATCCGGGCCCGCTAGGGGTGGATGCGATGGTGAAGGCTTGGCCGAGGTCACGCCAGTACGCCTTTCCCCCGGTTGccctgctcccaggggttctggagagggtctGTCAGAACGGTGTCAGTCCACTGTTAGTAGCCTTGtactggccggcccgag includes:
- the noxa1 gene encoding NADPH oxidase activator 1 isoform X2, producing MLYTELLQLWHEAVQAVDAKDWQGGLSKLEQISEPTSRTLFNAASAHMVLGQLDLALKALDLTLSKDECLAVGFFQRAAVMMQIDRLEEALSDCIWAQKHMRGNLVIDYRQLGLRFKLYSWQVLYNAAAVYCRMGQWDQAKEVLLSASQERGGGRGGITEVALNSILKEEILAPLLVPEDVVFRPRKQDVEQLQQRDFLGKAKVISSVIPNDDFGGFEPLRLQKPGFYEPKVDGTQDSRYMCVRIPYMARGPGQLTVPGGAVVFLFGEERRDGMATVIYDGQRGLLPMSLLDPADVKISKGKRENKVPSGIPLPPGLKPPTRPQAQPSPAALPRDTPPPSYTTATHAPLPASEPPGYTVNTTNEEHVVAAQGPETSSVVLKVHYTYTMALSVPSDTPFCEVKKCIAQKLGQPAYQLRLRHKQHGSRVLTPLREEAEPGRTMQEVAEAGRATLWCQTEDPLDNRTILYQMVALYDYIAQGPEDLEFSEGDTIDILGDVNEEWLEGHSAGHIGIFPSCFAYKENTSITQGFMQ
- the noxa1 gene encoding NADPH oxidase activator 1 isoform X1, whose protein sequence is MCILVSQTSRMLYTELLQLWHEAVQAVDAKDWQGGLSKLEQISEPTSRTLFNAASAHMVLGQLDLALKALDLTLSKDECLAVGFFQRAAVMMQIDRLEEALSDCIWAQKHMRGNLVIDYRQLGLRFKLYSWQVLYNAAAVYCRMGQWDQAKEVLLSASQERGGGRGGITEVALNSILKEEILAPLLVPEDVVFRPRKQDVEQLQQRDFLGKAKVISSVIPNDDFGGFEPLRLQKPGFYEPKVDGTQDSRYMCVRIPYMARGPGQLTVPGGAVVFLFGEERRDGMATVIYDGQRGLLPMSLLDPADVKISKGKRENKVPSGIPLPPGLKPPTRPQAQPSPAALPRDTPPPSYTTATHAPLPASEPPGYTVNTTNEEHVVAAQGPETSSVVLKVHYTYTMALSVPSDTPFCEVKKCIAQKLGQPAYQLRLRHKQHGSRVLTPLREEAEPGRTMQEVAEAGRATLWCQTEDPLDNRTILYQMVALYDYIAQGPEDLEFSEGDTIDILGDVNEEWLEGHSAGHIGIFPSCFAYKENTSITQGFMQ